The Thioalkalivibrio thiocyanodenitrificans ARhD 1 genome window below encodes:
- a CDS encoding substrate-binding periplasmic protein: protein MHTAHRAAPRLINRWLAGLVLMTTGFAAGQTQALNGLHWITEEFAPYNYSEDGVATGIAVDVLVKVWERLGVARTPADIQVLPWARGYRIAQEQPGTCLFAATVTDARRDLFVFVEPLIDSNVSIIAARGQGLNVDGMEGLTPYRIGVVRDDIGEQSLMEKGFEGTVVRTDSARILMRMLQGARFDAISYNHVTASWVMAQEGIDASLYEPVLTLREGHMGYACHRDTDPALIARLQDALDALLADGTVDAIVQRYLQ from the coding sequence ATGCACACAGCACACCGCGCCGCGCCGCGCCTGATCAACCGCTGGCTGGCGGGTCTCGTGCTGATGACAACCGGATTCGCCGCGGGCCAGACCCAGGCCCTGAACGGGCTGCACTGGATCACCGAGGAATTCGCGCCCTACAACTACTCCGAGGATGGCGTCGCCACCGGCATCGCCGTGGACGTCCTGGTGAAGGTCTGGGAACGCTTGGGGGTCGCCCGTACACCCGCCGACATCCAGGTCCTGCCCTGGGCGCGGGGTTATCGCATTGCCCAGGAACAGCCCGGTACCTGCCTGTTCGCTGCCACCGTGACCGACGCGCGCCGGGATCTGTTCGTGTTCGTCGAACCGCTGATCGACTCGAACGTGAGCATTATCGCGGCCAGGGGCCAGGGCCTGAATGTGGACGGCATGGAGGGGCTCACCCCTTACCGGATCGGCGTGGTGCGCGACGACATCGGTGAACAGTCCCTCATGGAGAAAGGCTTCGAGGGAACCGTCGTGCGCACCGATTCGGCCCGCATTCTCATGCGCATGCTCCAGGGGGCGCGCTTCGACGCCATCTCCTACAACCACGTCACCGCCAGTTGGGTTATGGCACAGGAAGGCATCGACGCCAGCCTCTATGAACCCGTGCTCACCCTGCGGGAAGGTCACATGGGCTATGCCTGTCACAGGGACACGGATCCCGCGCTGATTGCCCGGCTGCAGGACGCGCTGGACGCGCTGCTGGCCGACGGCACGGTGGATGCGATCGTTCAACGATATCTGCAGTGA
- a CDS encoding slr1659 superfamily regulator, with amino-acid sequence MQSLSGEGYKVELDAETDSVRLIGALRLGGLAEYAPLSQLLEDALDDRTELTIDLTELEFLNSSGIATLSKFVISARNRQHCALAIRGSEAIAWQGKSLKNLKRLMPALELTFE; translated from the coding sequence ATGCAGTCTCTTTCCGGAGAGGGTTACAAAGTCGAACTGGATGCCGAGACCGACAGTGTTCGGTTGATCGGCGCCTTGCGCCTGGGAGGACTGGCCGAGTACGCCCCGCTCTCCCAACTGCTGGAAGACGCACTGGATGACCGTACGGAACTGACCATCGACCTTACCGAACTGGAATTCCTCAACAGTTCCGGTATCGCGACCCTGTCCAAGTTCGTGATCAGCGCCCGCAATCGCCAGCATTGCGCGCTGGCCATTCGCGGCTCCGAGGCCATCGCATGGCAAGGCAAGTCGCTCAAGAACCTGAAACGGCTCATGCCGGCGCTTGAACTGACTTTCGAGTGA
- a CDS encoding DUF4397 domain-containing protein — translation MNKPLWIAGAVLASVWLAGCNSSSSSDRADASPPQLRVLHASPDAPNVNVRVNGSTVLEDVPYKTGSGYLALETAAIEVAVDARLPGGTTATVIGPVQLDVSADAPATVVAFGPVADLGPLVVTASGDPVEPGQARVQVLHAAADAPDVDVYVVEPGTGDPLGLAPLGGFAAGEILGPVSVPAGEYRILVTPAGSAAPVVFDSGPISLADGADLLLAAVSNTGPGAAPISLVGLDGTGSFEILDTGTPASLRVVHASPDAPAVDVVVNNQFASPLVAGLAFPGATGYLDPAPGDYNVKVGPTGQVAAVTVIDADLSLAAGQSYTVIAAGPLAAIEPLVLTDDRRAIATEARVRLVHGSPSAGPVDIYVTAPGTDLAGADPAFADVPFKAETGYVALTAGDYEISVTPAGDKTVAIGPVTVSLEAGHIYGAIARDAAGGGGPLGLILLDGFAP, via the coding sequence ATGAACAAGCCTTTGTGGATTGCCGGCGCCGTACTCGCGTCCGTCTGGCTGGCCGGCTGCAACAGCAGTTCGTCCAGTGATCGTGCCGATGCTTCTCCCCCGCAGCTGCGGGTACTGCACGCCTCGCCGGACGCCCCCAATGTCAATGTGCGCGTCAACGGCAGCACCGTGCTCGAAGATGTGCCGTACAAGACGGGCTCCGGCTACCTGGCACTCGAAACCGCAGCCATTGAAGTCGCGGTGGATGCACGCCTGCCGGGCGGCACCACCGCGACCGTCATCGGTCCGGTGCAGCTGGATGTGAGCGCGGACGCGCCAGCCACGGTGGTCGCATTCGGGCCGGTGGCGGATCTGGGGCCGCTGGTGGTGACCGCTTCCGGTGACCCGGTGGAACCCGGCCAGGCCAGGGTCCAGGTGCTCCATGCCGCGGCCGACGCGCCGGACGTGGATGTTTACGTGGTGGAACCCGGCACCGGCGATCCGCTCGGACTGGCGCCGCTCGGCGGTTTTGCCGCGGGTGAGATCCTCGGTCCGGTCAGTGTTCCGGCCGGGGAGTACCGCATTCTGGTGACGCCGGCAGGCAGTGCGGCTCCCGTGGTCTTCGACTCGGGGCCGATCAGTCTGGCGGACGGCGCGGACCTGCTGCTCGCGGCCGTATCCAATACCGGGCCGGGTGCCGCCCCGATCAGCCTGGTCGGACTGGATGGTACCGGGTCGTTCGAGATCCTCGACACCGGCACCCCTGCCAGCCTGCGCGTGGTGCATGCCTCGCCGGATGCACCCGCGGTGGATGTGGTGGTCAACAACCAGTTCGCCAGTCCGTTGGTTGCCGGTCTCGCTTTCCCCGGTGCCACCGGTTATCTCGATCCGGCGCCGGGCGACTACAACGTGAAAGTGGGTCCCACCGGCCAGGTCGCCGCTGTCACCGTGATCGACGCCGATCTGTCACTGGCCGCCGGACAGAGCTATACCGTGATCGCCGCCGGTCCGCTCGCTGCCATTGAACCGCTGGTGCTCACCGATGACCGCCGCGCCATTGCCACGGAAGCCCGTGTCCGCCTGGTGCACGGCTCGCCCTCGGCCGGCCCCGTCGACATCTACGTCACCGCCCCGGGGACCGATCTGGCCGGCGCTGATCCCGCCTTCGCGGATGTGCCGTTCAAGGCCGAGACCGGCTACGTGGCGCTGACCGCGGGCGACTACGAGATCTCGGTCACCCCGGCAGGCGACAAGACGGTCGCGATCGGCCCGGTCACGGTTTCGCTTGAGGCCGGACACATCTACGGTGCGATCGCCCGTGACGCCGCCGGTGGCGGGGGGCCGCTGGGCCTGATCCTGCTCGACGGTTTCGCGCCGTAA
- a CDS encoding substrate-binding periplasmic protein encodes MRPGSARNSYLFSRCMAGLALLVAGLVAAHAQAQSAPRDLNELRWITEEYAPYNFTQDGVVTGLAVDILVRMWERLGVDKTAADIQSLPWARGYRMALDQPDTCLFSTTVTDTRREQFQFIEPILDANVSVIAARSHNLKADSVRDLEPYSIGVVREDIGDQLLQEGGFSGIYVRTDSARILMRMLQGQRFDGAAYNIRVADWTMLQEGIDPELYEPVLTLQEGHMGYACHRDIDAALIAQLQAALDALIEDGTVDAIIQGYLQ; translated from the coding sequence ATGCGCCCAGGCAGTGCCCGCAACTCATACCTGTTCAGCCGATGCATGGCGGGTCTTGCCCTGCTTGTCGCCGGTCTCGTGGCCGCGCATGCCCAGGCCCAGTCCGCACCCCGTGACCTCAACGAGCTGCGCTGGATCACGGAAGAATACGCTCCCTACAACTTCACGCAGGATGGTGTCGTCACCGGGCTCGCCGTGGATATCCTTGTCAGGATGTGGGAGCGTCTGGGCGTGGACAAGACCGCGGCGGACATACAGAGCCTGCCCTGGGCACGGGGCTACCGGATGGCGCTGGATCAGCCGGACACCTGCCTCTTCTCCACCACCGTGACCGACACGCGCCGGGAGCAGTTTCAGTTCATCGAGCCGATCCTCGACGCCAACGTCAGTGTGATCGCCGCCCGCTCACACAACCTCAAGGCAGACAGCGTGCGGGATCTCGAACCCTACAGCATCGGTGTGGTGCGTGAAGATATCGGCGACCAGTTGCTTCAGGAAGGCGGGTTCTCCGGCATTTACGTGCGCACGGATTCGGCCCGTATCCTCATGCGGATGCTCCAGGGCCAGCGCTTTGACGGTGCCGCGTACAACATCCGGGTGGCGGACTGGACGATGCTTCAGGAGGGCATTGATCCGGAACTCTACGAGCCTGTACTCACCCTGCAGGAAGGCCACATGGGCTACGCCTGTCACAGGGACATCGATGCCGCGTTGATTGCGCAACTCCAGGCAGCACTGGACGCGTTGATCGAGGACGGCACGGTGGATGCCATTATCCAGGGCTATCTGCAGTGA
- a CDS encoding MFS transporter, with amino-acid sequence MQGTIPGNWYFGWNIVAAATLITLLTVGMRMGIGPFFIPMAEDLQMSRSMLAGIVAIGMLCYGLGMPIAGHLAGTRGTRFVLLLGTVIVVASIIWTVTARHPFTFFLAYGVLMSLGFSFTSPVALTPVISRWFTRRRGMALFFLSTGAMVGIAILTPALSWFIQHVGWQNTLLGFSVLFVVLVVPITFLVIRDQAPEHTDLLPEQAHGEGRPARPVPPPIEVYDLTWREAVRTRPFWQVAIGLFACGYSMNLLGAHGVPMLVDHGFDPMTAAYGIGLIGLVAIPSTLVLGRLSDILQRKDLLAMIYLIRGLGFFGLLLVAAVWELYLVAAIGGIVWAGSIALSSAILADVYGVRIVGLLYGWTFLGHQIGAMISSWLGGWGYETFGTHWVAFGSSGVILIVAAAVCARLPKRGFVQVRMAT; translated from the coding sequence ATGCAAGGAACCATCCCCGGGAACTGGTATTTCGGCTGGAACATCGTTGCAGCCGCCACCCTCATCACCCTGCTGACCGTAGGGATGCGCATGGGCATCGGCCCGTTCTTCATCCCCATGGCCGAGGATCTGCAGATGAGCCGCAGCATGCTGGCCGGGATCGTGGCCATCGGCATGCTCTGCTATGGGCTGGGCATGCCCATTGCGGGTCATCTGGCGGGTACCCGGGGCACCCGGTTCGTGCTGTTGCTGGGCACGGTGATCGTGGTTGCGTCCATCATCTGGACCGTCACCGCCCGGCATCCCTTCACCTTCTTTCTGGCCTATGGCGTGCTGATGTCGCTGGGATTCTCCTTCACCAGTCCGGTTGCACTCACGCCGGTCATCAGCCGGTGGTTCACCCGCAGACGCGGCATGGCACTTTTCTTTCTGTCCACCGGTGCCATGGTCGGCATCGCCATCCTCACCCCGGCGCTGTCCTGGTTCATTCAGCACGTGGGCTGGCAGAACACCCTGCTCGGTTTCTCCGTGCTGTTCGTGGTACTGGTCGTGCCCATCACCTTTCTGGTCATCCGTGATCAGGCGCCCGAGCATACGGACCTGTTACCGGAACAGGCGCACGGCGAGGGCCGGCCGGCAAGACCGGTCCCGCCGCCGATCGAGGTCTACGACCTCACATGGCGTGAAGCGGTGCGCACGCGACCCTTCTGGCAGGTGGCCATCGGTCTGTTCGCCTGCGGTTACAGCATGAACCTGCTCGGCGCCCACGGTGTGCCCATGCTGGTGGACCACGGCTTCGATCCGATGACCGCCGCCTACGGCATCGGCCTGATCGGACTGGTGGCCATCCCCAGCACCCTGGTGCTTGGCCGTCTCTCGGATATCCTCCAGCGAAAAGACCTGCTCGCCATGATCTATCTCATCCGCGGGCTGGGTTTCTTTGGCCTTCTGCTGGTGGCGGCGGTGTGGGAGTTATACCTGGTGGCGGCCATCGGCGGGATCGTCTGGGCGGGCAGCATCGCGCTGTCCTCGGCCATCCTGGCCGACGTGTACGGGGTCCGCATCGTCGGCCTGCTCTACGGCTGGACATTCCTGGGGCACCAGATCGGCGCCATGATCAGTTCCTGGCTGGGGGGCTGGGGCTACGAAACCTTTGGCACCCACTGGGTCGCCTTCGGTTCGTCCGGCGTCATTCTGATCGTCGCAGCGGCCGTGTGCGCGCGGTTGCCCAAACGCGGCTTCGTCCAGGTCCGGATGGCCACCTGA
- a CDS encoding MerR family transcriptional regulator — protein sequence MQNTPNLPIASVERETGLSKDTLRVWERRYGFPTPERDARGERLYSPAQVRRLVQIKRLMDRGHRPGKLLALDETALLALDGTGAAPLATPETAQIDSWLQLIKDHDSEVLQGQFHREMARRGLAPFVQDIVAPLITRVGDAWSRNEIGVFEEHLFSQQLEQLFRATLARMGPHRGSPRVLLTTLSGEEHTLGLLMVEALLTMENAYPVLLGPQTPIDEIVRAARAKQIDAVCLSFSTAYAPALAAQGMRDLRRALPVQQALWAGGHGIKPIRKPIKGVCLLPEFRDLYDCLAGWRSEHAAGDAKQG from the coding sequence ATGCAAAACACACCCAACCTGCCCATCGCTTCGGTCGAGCGTGAAACCGGCCTCTCCAAGGACACACTTCGGGTGTGGGAACGCCGTTACGGATTCCCGACACCAGAGCGCGACGCCCGGGGCGAGCGCCTCTATTCCCCGGCACAGGTCCGGCGCCTGGTGCAGATCAAGCGTCTGATGGACCGCGGCCACCGTCCCGGCAAGCTGCTCGCCCTCGACGAAACAGCGTTGCTCGCCCTCGACGGTACGGGCGCGGCCCCCCTTGCCACGCCAGAAACGGCGCAAATCGACAGCTGGCTGCAACTGATCAAGGACCATGACAGCGAGGTCCTGCAGGGGCAGTTTCACCGGGAGATGGCGAGGCGCGGGCTCGCACCGTTTGTCCAGGACATCGTGGCACCGCTCATCACGCGTGTGGGTGACGCATGGTCACGCAACGAGATCGGCGTATTCGAGGAGCACCTGTTCTCCCAACAACTTGAACAGCTGTTCCGTGCCACCCTTGCCAGAATGGGACCGCACAGGGGCAGTCCGCGGGTCCTGCTCACCACGCTGTCGGGCGAGGAACACACGCTGGGCTTGCTCATGGTCGAGGCGCTGCTGACGATGGAGAACGCCTACCCGGTCCTGCTCGGCCCGCAGACACCGATCGACGAGATCGTGCGTGCCGCGCGAGCCAAGCAGATCGATGCCGTGTGCCTGTCATTCAGCACCGCGTACGCACCGGCACTCGCCGCACAGGGTATGCGCGACCTGCGTCGGGCCCTGCCCGTACAACAGGCGCTGTGGGCCGGCGGTCACGGCATCAAGCCGATCCGCAAGCCAATCAAGGGGGTGTGCCTGTTGCCGGAATTCAGGGATCTCTACGACTGCCTGGCCGGGTGGCGGAGCGAGCATGCGGCCGGTGACGCGAAGCAAGGATGA
- a CDS encoding sugar-transfer associated ATP-grasp domain-containing protein, with amino-acid sequence MRSIRNYCRSAFGSASFWPWLAVYTEVRGEFVRGWIPIELLVHRLFPRANPVDIAHVSLYKTLDYRLLGDLCVRPVLIFVGQCVYDADYRRIGIEQAREILKAQEGEVVIKRDGGSGGDDIDFVHARELVPERYLGRGNWVVQPVVQQHDNLAAIYPDSVNTLRILTAIDGRSEVRVLFQFMRFGINGSRVDNTAKGGRFLYLDAEGRAVTGAVSDLGIEFEHHHPNTGYPYRSIVVPQVAQARKMCVAAHHRFPYAGIVGWDVFIGPDGSPRLLEWNARLPYYWMNEPYMGPLWDVDDPRLQAPSSGDLRGIFG; translated from the coding sequence ATGAGAAGTATACGGAACTACTGCCGGTCGGCCTTTGGCAGTGCATCGTTCTGGCCATGGTTGGCCGTGTACACGGAAGTGCGGGGGGAGTTCGTCCGGGGCTGGATTCCCATCGAACTGCTGGTGCACCGGCTGTTCCCACGCGCAAACCCGGTCGACATTGCCCATGTAAGCCTCTACAAGACTTTGGACTACCGCCTGCTCGGAGACCTGTGCGTTCGGCCGGTCCTGATCTTCGTCGGTCAGTGTGTGTACGATGCGGACTACAGGCGCATCGGCATCGAGCAGGCCCGGGAAATCCTCAAGGCCCAGGAGGGAGAGGTCGTAATCAAGCGCGACGGAGGGTCCGGTGGCGATGACATCGATTTCGTGCATGCTCGGGAACTGGTTCCCGAGCGCTATCTGGGCAGGGGCAACTGGGTAGTCCAGCCGGTGGTGCAACAACATGACAACCTTGCAGCGATCTACCCGGACTCGGTCAATACCCTTAGAATCCTGACCGCCATCGATGGCCGCTCGGAAGTCAGGGTCCTGTTCCAGTTCATGCGGTTCGGGATCAACGGGTCGCGGGTGGACAACACCGCGAAAGGAGGGCGCTTCCTGTACCTGGACGCCGAGGGCCGTGCGGTGACCGGCGCGGTCAGTGATCTGGGCATCGAGTTCGAGCATCATCACCCGAACACGGGATATCCTTATCGCAGCATCGTGGTGCCGCAAGTGGCGCAGGCACGGAAGATGTGCGTAGCTGCGCATCATCGTTTTCCCTACGCGGGAATCGTGGGGTGGGATGTATTCATTGGGCCCGACGGCAGTCCCCGCTTGCTGGAGTGGAACGCGAGGCTACCCTACTACTGGATGAACGAGCCCTACATGGGGCCCTTGTGGGATGTAGACGATCCACGATTGCAGGCGCCATCATCTGGGGATCTGCGTGGCATTTTTGGCTGA
- a CDS encoding patatin-like phospholipase family protein, producing MAPAHQRQKHLSLALGSGGARGLAQIGVLHWLEENRDLRIKSIAGSSMGALVGGIYAAGKLDIYEEWVTALTKRDVFRLLDFAYSRSGLFSGDRLMQKLRDMLGDIDIEDLPVSFTAVATDLERGREVWLNQGSLFDAIRASIAIPTIFTPVNNDGRVLVDGGVINPIPVAPTLRDGTDICIAVTSSGREEEGVGQSADRLTGEATPPESYQKAIADFIDGVQEKLGMKEGPEPSVDMFDVVSRSIEAMQNSIARFRMAAYNPEYLIEIPMNACGLFDFHRAREMIELGYERAERVLRDS from the coding sequence ATGGCGCCAGCCCACCAGAGACAAAAACACCTATCTCTTGCACTGGGCAGCGGCGGCGCGCGCGGGCTGGCACAGATCGGGGTACTCCACTGGCTGGAGGAAAACCGGGATCTCCGGATCAAGTCCATAGCGGGCTCTTCCATGGGCGCCCTGGTGGGCGGTATCTACGCGGCGGGCAAACTGGATATCTACGAGGAATGGGTCACTGCCCTGACCAAGCGGGATGTATTCCGCCTGCTGGATTTCGCCTACAGCCGGTCCGGCTTGTTCAGTGGGGACCGGCTCATGCAGAAGTTGCGTGACATGCTGGGCGATATCGATATCGAGGATCTGCCCGTTTCCTTCACCGCAGTGGCCACCGATCTGGAACGGGGCAGGGAGGTTTGGCTTAACCAGGGATCGCTTTTCGACGCAATCCGCGCCTCCATCGCCATTCCCACGATATTCACCCCGGTCAATAACGACGGCCGCGTGCTGGTCGACGGTGGCGTGATCAACCCGATCCCCGTGGCCCCGACATTGCGCGACGGTACGGATATCTGCATTGCGGTGACATCGAGCGGGCGCGAGGAGGAAGGGGTCGGACAGTCTGCCGACAGACTGACTGGTGAGGCAACGCCCCCAGAGAGCTATCAGAAAGCGATCGCTGATTTCATCGACGGCGTGCAGGAAAAGCTCGGTATGAAGGAGGGCCCGGAGCCCTCGGTAGACATGTTTGATGTGGTATCCCGCTCCATCGAGGCCATGCAGAACAGCATTGCACGCTTCCGTATGGCCGCCTACAACCCGGAATATCTGATAGAGATCCCGATGAATGCCTGCGGCCTGTTCGATTTCCATCGCGCCCGGGAAATGATCGAACTGGGTTACGAACGGGCGGAGCGTGTGTTGCGGGATAGCTGA
- a CDS encoding DsrE family protein — protein sequence MPNDADPFDHKIEVVIHGDAIPHFAVVHYTENRELMIRAHSLSVGDIVEYRLCGAAARMRGFEASDFHGFVNVVPMADAEIVELQKQGFAYMQ from the coding sequence ATGCCCAATGACGCCGATCCCTTCGATCACAAGATCGAGGTGGTCATACACGGCGATGCCATACCGCATTTCGCCGTGGTGCATTACACTGAGAACAGGGAGCTCATGATCCGGGCACATAGCCTGTCCGTGGGGGACATCGTGGAATACCGGTTGTGCGGGGCTGCGGCCCGGATGCGCGGGTTCGAGGCGTCGGATTTTCACGGGTTCGTGAACGTGGTGCCCATGGCGGACGCCGAGATCGTAGAATTGCAGAAACAGGGGTTTGCGTACATGCAGTGA
- a CDS encoding sugar-transfer associated ATP-grasp domain-containing protein has translation MSRITAQAVHWLFRLREIRMRRAFNRRGHRLARRLGLQAHAPDRSGMAEHEAVWSPVARRVDPVWYRIYGHVFGRGDIRFIPLDVYYVLVEPVLNNARFSLAFGDKNGYDLCHGDLRKPRDFIRHIEGSYYDRSYRRIPEDALQASFLPEGLIDADTGTVLVKPAIDTRQGQWIRKLWFRDGMLHDATGCVVTLATLARDYRRDFLVQECIRQHACTARFNDSSVNSLRVYTYRSVDDDTVIPLHVLQKVGVAGHLVDQGLRIGVRPSGHYNPFCTDENGTRYDAVNGMALGAIEPFPFMDELRKQAVEVAERFIHQRVLGLDFAVREDGEILLLEANTRFIGLDNLQFHHGPLFGEFTQEVIDFCRSAPRTELLSTILR, from the coding sequence ATGAGCCGTATAACGGCGCAAGCAGTTCACTGGCTGTTCCGGCTGCGTGAGATCCGCATGCGCCGGGCCTTCAACCGGAGGGGTCATCGTCTCGCCCGCCGTCTGGGACTCCAGGCTCACGCACCAGACCGCAGCGGCATGGCCGAGCACGAGGCTGTCTGGTCCCCGGTGGCAAGGCGCGTTGACCCCGTTTGGTATCGCATTTACGGCCATGTGTTCGGCCGGGGCGACATACGTTTCATTCCGCTGGACGTCTACTACGTGCTTGTGGAGCCGGTCCTGAACAATGCGCGATTCTCGCTCGCATTCGGCGACAAGAATGGGTACGACCTCTGTCACGGAGATCTCCGCAAGCCCCGGGATTTCATTCGCCATATCGAGGGGAGCTACTACGATCGCTCCTACCGGAGGATTCCGGAGGATGCGTTGCAGGCGTCTTTTCTGCCCGAGGGGCTGATCGATGCCGACACGGGCACGGTGCTGGTGAAACCTGCGATCGACACCCGGCAGGGACAGTGGATCCGCAAGCTGTGGTTCCGGGATGGGATGCTGCATGACGCTACGGGCTGCGTGGTGACATTGGCGACCCTCGCGCGCGATTACCGGCGGGATTTTCTCGTGCAGGAATGTATCCGGCAACACGCCTGTACGGCCCGCTTCAATGACTCGTCGGTCAACAGCCTGCGCGTGTATACATATCGGTCGGTCGATGATGACACGGTCATTCCCCTGCATGTACTCCAGAAGGTCGGCGTGGCGGGCCACCTGGTCGACCAGGGGCTGCGGATCGGCGTCCGACCGTCGGGGCACTACAACCCCTTTTGCACCGATGAGAACGGGACCCGCTACGATGCGGTGAACGGCATGGCCCTTGGAGCGATCGAACCCTTTCCGTTTATGGATGAACTGAGAAAACAGGCGGTTGAAGTAGCAGAACGTTTTATCCACCAGCGGGTTCTTGGTCTGGACTTCGCGGTGCGTGAGGATGGGGAGATCCTCCTGCTCGAGGCCAATACGCGCTTCATCGGTCTCGATAATCTGCAGTTTCACCACGGACCGCTGTTCGGGGAGTTTACGCAGGAGGTGATCGATTTCTGCCGCAGCGCTCCCAGGACTGAGCTGTTAAGCACCATTCTTCGTTGA
- a CDS encoding PP2C family protein-serine/threonine phosphatase: MTQPRTGTEKGDRSIPFTASLTFRQAAVTLLIVAFLGLLGGAVELGADWRSMRGEIQEHTWRSLELVRGSAAEAAFQFNDDLATQVVDGLFAHREMESVVIRDNFGGTIVRRDREDVAPASALVGTLFGDITEYTTELHHGPVEAAAQHVGALEVRLAAGEIAARFTERGLVIFSVGLVKALVISALVVLIFYFMITRPLLGLHTAITRIDPARPGDWPRPRFPRHERDELGQIVQSLDNLMQAFQQGLEQRDRARDENTRLGAELDVSRRIQQILLPSRAELDAIESLDIATHMEAAHEVGGDYYDILSHDGGVRIGIGDVTGHGLESGVVMLMTQSAVRTLLTSREQDMVRVMDVLNTTIYNNVQRMGCGKNLTLALLDYRHVSDPDRPGTTGHLRISGQHESVIIARRDGRMEVVDTDDLGFPIGLVEEMAHFVAQIDVDLHPGDVVVLYTDGITEAADEDHRLYGDERFREIIATHRDESAEAIKDSIINDVKRHIGTQTLYDDLTLVILKQK; encoded by the coding sequence GTGACTCAACCGCGGACGGGCACCGAAAAGGGCGACAGATCCATTCCGTTCACAGCCAGCCTGACCTTCCGTCAGGCTGCCGTCACTTTGCTCATTGTTGCATTCCTCGGGCTGCTGGGCGGTGCCGTGGAGCTCGGCGCCGACTGGCGTTCCATGCGCGGGGAGATCCAGGAGCATACCTGGCGGAGCCTGGAACTGGTGCGCGGCTCCGCCGCCGAGGCCGCCTTCCAGTTCAATGACGATCTCGCGACACAGGTTGTCGACGGCCTGTTCGCCCACCGGGAGATGGAGTCGGTGGTGATCCGCGACAACTTCGGCGGGACCATCGTGCGCCGGGACCGGGAGGACGTCGCGCCCGCCAGCGCCCTGGTCGGGACGCTGTTCGGAGATATCACCGAATACACCACCGAGCTGCACCATGGTCCGGTGGAGGCAGCGGCCCAGCACGTGGGGGCGCTGGAGGTTCGGCTGGCTGCCGGCGAGATCGCGGCGCGCTTCACTGAACGCGGGCTGGTGATCTTTTCGGTGGGACTGGTCAAGGCGCTGGTGATCTCGGCGCTGGTGGTACTGATCTTCTACTTCATGATCACGCGTCCCCTGCTTGGACTTCACACCGCCATCACCCGCATCGATCCGGCCCGGCCCGGGGATTGGCCGCGGCCGCGTTTCCCGCGCCATGAGCGCGATGAACTGGGCCAGATCGTGCAGAGTCTCGACAATCTCATGCAAGCCTTCCAGCAGGGACTGGAGCAGCGCGACCGCGCCCGAGACGAAAACACCCGCCTGGGCGCGGAACTGGACGTCTCCCGACGCATCCAGCAGATCCTGCTTCCTTCGCGCGCCGAACTGGACGCCATCGAGAGCCTGGATATCGCCACGCACATGGAGGCTGCCCACGAAGTGGGGGGGGATTACTACGACATCCTGAGTCATGACGGAGGCGTGCGCATCGGCATCGGCGACGTCACCGGTCACGGCCTGGAGAGCGGCGTGGTCATGCTCATGACCCAGAGCGCAGTGCGCACCCTGCTCACCAGCCGTGAGCAGGACATGGTGCGGGTCATGGACGTGCTCAACACCACCATCTACAACAACGTGCAGCGCATGGGCTGCGGCAAGAACCTGACCCTCGCCCTGCTGGATTACCGGCATGTGAGCGATCCGGATCGTCCCGGCACAACGGGCCACCTGCGCATCAGCGGCCAGCACGAATCCGTGATCATCGCGCGCCGGGACGGACGCATGGAGGTGGTGGACACCGACGACCTCGGTTTCCCCATCGGCCTGGTGGAGGAAATGGCGCATTTCGTTGCGCAGATCGACGTGGACCTGCATCCGGGCGATGTGGTGGTGCTGTACACCGACGGCATCACCGAGGCCGCGGACGAGGACCATCGTCTCTACGGCGACGAACGCTTCAGGGAAATCATCGCGACCCATCGCGATGAATCGGCCGAGGCCATCAAGGATTCCATCATCAACGATGTGAAACGCCACATCGGCACCCAAACCCTGTACGACGACCTGACACTGGTCATTCTCAAGCAGAAATGA